A portion of the Pseudorasbora parva isolate DD20220531a chromosome 1, ASM2467924v1, whole genome shotgun sequence genome contains these proteins:
- the calb2b gene encoding calbindin 2b, producing MANKAPEPIPLHLAELTATQFLDIWNKFDADGNGCIEGKELENFIRELELARKSVDPSNASFKDRMKEFMLKFDENGDGKIEMSELAQILPTEENFLLCFRQFVGSSAEFMAAWRKYDTDRSGYIESNELKGFLSDLLKKANRHYDDKKLNEYTETILKMFDLNGDGKLGLSEMARLLPVQENFLLKFQNFKLSAEEFEVIFNYYDKDGNGYIDEHELDALLKDLYQKHKMVIVPQNLASSKKSIMALSDGGKLFRTELEIVLCKDPSV from the exons ATGGCGAATAAAGCACCAGAGCCTATTCCTCTCCACCTGGCGGAACTCACTGCCACCCAGTTTCTCGACATCTGGAATAAATTCGATGCTGACG GGAATGGCTGCATTGAAGGGAAGGAACTGGAAAATTTCATTCGCGAGCTCGAGTTAGCGCGGAAAAGTGTG GATCCTTCAAATGCTTCATTCAAAGACCGGATGAAAGAGTTTATGCTGAAATTCGACGAGAACGGTGATGGAAAGATTGAGATGTCAGAG CTGGCCCAGATCCTGCCAACAGAGGAGAATTTTCTATTGTGCTTCAGACAGTTTGTGGGATCCAGTGCAGAGTTTATGGCA GCTTGGAGAAAATATGATACTGACCGAAGCGGATACATTGAATCCAATGAACTGAAG GGCTTCCTCTCAGATCTGTTGAAGAAAGCAAACAGACATTACGATGACAAGAAACTGAATGAGTATACAGAAACCATA CTTAAAATGTTTGACCTGAATGGTGATGGAAAACTGGGATTGTCCGAGATGGCTAG ACTGCTTCCTGTGCAAGAGAATTTTCTGCTCAAGTTTCAG AACTTCAAACTATCTGCTGAAGAATTTGAAGTAATCTTCAACTATTATGACAAG GATGGAAATGGTTACATTGATGAACATGAACTGGATGCACTGCTGAAAGACCTCTACCAAAAACATAAAATG GTCATTGTCCCCCAAAATCTGGCTAGCTCAAAGAAGAGCATCATGGCATTGTCTGACGGAGGGAAGCTGTTCCGCACAGAGCTGGAGATTGTGTTATGCAAGGATCCGTCAGTGTGA